Proteins encoded within one genomic window of Canis lupus familiaris isolate Mischka breed German Shepherd chromosome 12, alternate assembly UU_Cfam_GSD_1.0, whole genome shotgun sequence:
- the LOC102151970 gene encoding LOW QUALITY PROTEIN: TATA box-binding protein-associated factor RNA polymerase I subunit D-like (The sequence of the model RefSeq protein was modified relative to this genomic sequence to represent the inferred CDS: inserted 2 bases in 1 codon): protein MASNSALEIDNESDNSSGSSLFKTQCVPYLPKQGQRNPIRKFVRSSGGVEARDSSSDSSFEPRPLTLKAIFERFKKXKKRKKRKYKPKERPRGRPEGRKTTRRSQINKKQVKDKGSGFPFLESENVKKPLPWRKILSFEQAVARGFFNYLEKLKYEYYLKESLKQMNVGEDLEREDFDSRRYKYLDDDGSLSPIEESETVEEAATTLEHDDGCDIKLVDNNEFIVSSEIPKKMNLYLGQEEYTEEAASSKKRASKSKNMGQRIEWSEKEEIGI from the exons ATGGCATCTAATTCAGCTCTAGAAATTGACAATGAAAGTGATAATTCTTCTGGTAGCAGCTTATTTAAGACTCAGTGTGTCCCTTACTTACCAAAACAGGGGCAAAGAAACCCTATTAGAAAGTTTGTTCGTTCATCTGGAGGTGTTGAAGCAAGGGATTCATCTAGTGACTCCTCTTTTGAACCAAGACCACTgactttaaaagctatttttgaaagattcaaaaa aaagaaacgtaaaaagaggaaatataagcCAAAAGAAAGACCAAGGGGAagaccagaaggaagaaaaaccactagacgctcccaaataaataagaaacaagttAAAGACAAAGGATCTGGGTTCCCATTTTTAGAATCTGAGAATGTAAAAAAGCCATTACCATGGAGAAAGATTTTAAGCTTTGAGCAAGCGGTGGCAAGAGGATTTTTCAACTACCTTGAAAAATTGAAGTATGAATACTATCTCAAGGAAtccttgaaacaaatgaatgttGGTGAAGATTTAGAAAGGGAAGATTTTGACAGTCGTAGATACAAATACTTGGATGATGATGGATCTCTCTCTCCTATTGAAGAGTCAGAAACAGTGGAAGAGGCTGCAACAACTCTTGAACATGATGATGGATGTGATATCAAATTGGTGGACAATAATGAATTCATAGTAAGTTCTgaaataccaaagaaaatgaatctgtaTTTAGGACAAGAGGAATATACTGAAGAAGCTGCTTCGTCTAAAAAGAGAGCATCAAAATCCAAAAACATGGGACAGAGGATAGAATGGTCTGAAAAGGAAGAGATAGGAATATGA